The following coding sequences lie in one Zonotrichia leucophrys gambelii isolate GWCS_2022_RI chromosome 4A, RI_Zleu_2.0, whole genome shotgun sequence genomic window:
- the LOC135447898 gene encoding mitochondrial fission factor homolog A-like produces MWPLWGLDLHRARCDLLFTEAINQRMQVPPRLKVAESCSPGDRATVAEDVPASFRMHIPERISLAEIPDTGLRPVLLTQPRRVPSVVVHVSPEPCGDVPFLPPASRASAQRRKRAGHHSSRTRRDRIPSDSAQLALHSPGQHHEGPGSCALPAPSAPLPLFTEAGRIYSMQNIFQTMYLLGQVLFQRVQDSLRDPAPCSSQEPVPAAESTSEEAGVTEVAAMRRQLARISGRLRVLEEQCHAWRQKEALVYSVMISACLINTWLWLRR; encoded by the exons ATGTGGCCGCTTTGGGGACTGGACCTGCACCGGGCACGCTGTGACCTGCTCTTCACAGAGGCCATCAACCAGAGGATGCAGGTTCCCCCCAGGCTGAAGgtggcagagagctgcagccctggggacagggccacAGTGGCAGAGGATGTCCCTGCGTCCTTTAGGATGCACATCCCTGAGAGGATTTCCCTGGCAG AGATTCCAGACACGGGTTTGAGGCCAGTGCTGCTGACCCAGCCAAGGAGGGTGCCCTCTGTGGTGGTGCatgtgtccccagagccctgtggggacgtccctttcctgcccccagccagcagagccagcgCCCAGCGACGCAAGCGAGCG GgccaccacagcagcaggacacgGAGGGACAGGATCCCGAgtgacagtgcccagctggctttgcacagcccaggacagcacCACGAGGG GCCAggctcctgtgccctgcctgctcccagtgccccactGCCCCTCTTcacagaggcaggcaggatCTACTCCATGCAGAACATCTTCCAGACCATGTACCTGCTGGGCCAGGTGCTGTTCCAGCGTGTCCAGGACTCTCTGCGGGACCCGGCGCCGTGCAG ctcccaggagcccgtcccagctgcagagagcacctCGGAGGAGGCAGGGGTGACCGAGGTGGCAGCAATGAGAAGGCAG CTGGCCAGGATCTCGGGGAGGCTGCGAGTGCTGGAGGAGCAGTGCCACGCCTGGAGGCAGAAGGAGGCCCTGGTGTACTCTGTGATGATCTCTGCTTGCCTCATCAACACCTGGCTCTGGCTCAGGAGATGA
- the PRRG3 gene encoding transmembrane gamma-carboxyglutamic acid protein 3, whose translation MAMFLGARNAHSLLKRFPRANGFLEEIRQGTIERECIEEVCSYEEVKEVFENKEKTMEFWKGYTSSVYSVKDPGHSTERSDAMYVVVPLLGVALLIVIALFIIWRCQLQKATRHRPSYAQNRYLASRTGRSLPRVMVYRERSQSQGETQYQREASGRGAGDARAGGTPQADSTLCPPEHSVSVLSRLSSATPPPSYEEVTGQPESSSSGEETSVSYNEPPPKYEEIVATAPAAGK comes from the exons TGTTCTTGGGGGCCAGGAATGCCCACTCGCTGCTGAAACGCTTTCCCAGGGCCAATGGCTTCCTGGAGGAGATCCGGCAGGGCACCATCGAGCGGGAGTGCATCGAGGAGGTCTGCAGCTATGAGGAGGTCAAGGAGGTGTTTGAGAACAAGGAGAAGACG ATGGAGTTCTGGAAAGGCTACACCAGCTCTGTGTACTCTGTCAAGGACCCCGGGCACAGCACGGAGCGCTCTGACGCTATGTACGTGGTGGTGCCCCTCTTGGGAGTGGCTCTCCTCATAGTCATCGCCCTGTTCATCATCTGGAGGTGCCAGCTGCAGAAGGCCACCCGCCACCGCCCCTCCTACGCCCAGAACCGGTACCTGGCCAGCCGGACGGGCCGCAGCCTGCCCAGGGTCATGGTGTACCGGGAGCGCTCGCAGAGCCAGGGGGAGACCCAGTACCAGCGGGAAGCCAGCGGCCGCGGGGCTGGGGATGCCCGGGCCGGGGGCACCCCGCAGGCAGACAGCACCCTGTGCCCGCCCGAGCATTCCGTGTCCGTCCTCTCCAGACTGTCCAGCGCCACTCCCCCGCCCTCCTACGAGGAGGTGACGGGCCAGccggagagcagcagcagcggcgaGGAGACCAGCGTCTCCTACAACGAGCCTCCGCCCAAGTACGAGGAGATCGTGGCCACGGCCCCCGCCGCGGGCAAATAG